The following proteins come from a genomic window of Gemmatimonadota bacterium:
- the rplM gene encoding 50S ribosomal protein L13 — MMTPSAKKGDVEHTWYVADAEGKILGRFASGVARILRGKHKPFYTPHVDTGDHVVIINAEKIQVKGNNKAQQKVYTSYSGYPSGLKKQTLEDALEKRPTFVLEHAIRGMLPHNKLGRQMIKKVRIYAGSEHPHQAQSPEPIDL; from the coding sequence ATGATGACACCGAGTGCCAAAAAAGGTGATGTTGAACACACCTGGTATGTCGCCGATGCAGAAGGCAAGATACTGGGGCGATTTGCCAGTGGCGTTGCCCGAATTTTGCGCGGCAAACACAAGCCTTTTTATACCCCCCATGTTGATACGGGGGATCACGTAGTTATTATAAATGCCGAAAAAATACAGGTGAAGGGCAATAACAAAGCCCAGCAGAAGGTTTATACGAGCTATAGTGGGTATCCCAGCGGGCTTAAGAAGCAAACGCTGGAAGACGCGCTGGAAAAGCGCCCCACATTTGTACTTGAGCACGCGATTCGGGGTATGTTGCCCCACAACAAATTGGGGCGACAGATGATCAAAAAGGTCCGTATTTACGCCGGGTCAGAGCACCCACACCAGGCTCAGTCTCCTGAGCCTATTGATTTATAG
- the rpsI gene encoding 30S ribosomal protein S9 produces MSSATGRRKTSTAHVKLFPGTGLIVINGLSALDYLKRETLVMIIEQPLDVTETRGTYDIVAKAKGGGLTGQAGAVRLGIARSLQGVNTGNHKPLRQAGLLTRDPRKVERKKPGQPGARKKFQFSKR; encoded by the coding sequence CTGAGTTCTGCTACGGGGCGTCGAAAAACATCAACGGCGCATGTAAAACTTTTCCCTGGAACGGGATTGATCGTTATCAATGGGCTTTCCGCGCTCGATTATCTCAAACGGGAGACATTGGTGATGATTATCGAACAGCCCTTAGATGTGACCGAGACCCGGGGGACTTATGATATTGTTGCCAAAGCAAAGGGGGGCGGTTTGACCGGTCAGGCCGGCGCCGTGCGATTGGGTATTGCACGCAGTTTGCAAGGCGTGAATACGGGCAATCACAAACCCCTGCGCCAGGCGGGCTTGCTCACGCGCGATCCGCGCAAAGTGGAACGAAAAAAACCCGGGCAACCCGGAGCGCGCAAAAAATTCCAATTCTCCAAGCGTTAA
- the rpsB gene encoding 30S ribosomal protein S2, whose amino-acid sequence MAVVSMRQLLESGVHFGHQTRRWNPKMQKYIFTERNGIYIVDLQKTQMQIETAYQAVRKAAETGQPILFVGTKKQAKDIISDAAERCDMFFVNNRWLGGMLTNFQTIRQSIRRLDTLDKMASDGTYQQLTKKEVLRLERERDKLQKSLGGIRSMGRLPALVFVVDTKKEKIAVAEARRLEIPLVAIVDTNCDPDEVDHPIPGNDDAMRSIALVTNLMAEAVIEGTTVRQDEEEDAPVPDAGPEITEIDPSNN is encoded by the coding sequence ATGGCTGTTGTTTCAATGAGGCAACTGCTCGAATCTGGCGTTCACTTCGGGCATCAAACCCGGCGGTGGAATCCAAAGATGCAGAAATACATTTTTACAGAACGCAATGGTATTTACATTGTCGATTTGCAAAAGACGCAGATGCAAATCGAAACGGCATATCAGGCTGTGCGCAAGGCTGCCGAAACAGGCCAGCCGATTCTTTTTGTCGGTACGAAGAAACAGGCCAAAGACATCATTTCAGATGCCGCTGAACGCTGCGACATGTTTTTTGTCAACAACCGCTGGTTGGGGGGCATGCTGACGAATTTTCAAACTATTCGGCAGAGCATTCGCCGCCTGGACACGCTGGATAAAATGGCCAGCGATGGCACATATCAGCAGTTGACCAAAAAGGAAGTGTTGCGTTTGGAACGCGAGCGCGATAAGTTGCAAAAATCCCTGGGTGGGATCCGCAGCATGGGGCGTTTGCCAGCACTCGTATTTGTAGTGGATACCAAAAAGGAAAAAATCGCAGTCGCCGAAGCGCGCCGCCTGGAAATTCCGCTTGTAGCGATTGTCGATACCAATTGCGATCCGGATGAGGTTGACCATCCCATTCCGGGTAATGATGATGCAATGCGGTCCATTGCGCTGGTTACAAATTTGATGGCCGAGGCTGTAATTGAGGGGACAACTGTTCGACAGGATGAAGAAGAAGATGCCCCTGTGCCTGATGCAGGCCCTGAGATTACAGAAATTGATCCCAGCAATAATTAA
- the tsf gene encoding translation elongation factor Ts, whose product MAISAKMVQELRARTNVGMMDCKRALEEADGVMDKAVELLRKRGIAKAESRAGRQAKEGAIASYIHAGSQLGVLLEINSETDFVARTDEFQTFSKDVAMHIAAAAPLVVNREDVDAEMLKREKNIYRDQALSEGKPEHIVDRIVEGRMEKYYQEVVLMEQAFVKDPDKTIQDLHSDLAAKCGENITIRRFARFVLGEES is encoded by the coding sequence ATGGCTATTTCTGCAAAAATGGTTCAGGAGTTGCGTGCCAGAACCAATGTGGGCATGATGGATTGTAAACGAGCGCTTGAAGAGGCCGATGGCGTCATGGATAAGGCTGTTGAGTTGTTGCGTAAACGGGGCATTGCCAAAGCCGAGAGCAGGGCGGGACGTCAGGCCAAAGAGGGAGCGATTGCGTCTTATATCCATGCGGGAAGCCAATTGGGGGTTTTGCTCGAGATCAATAGCGAGACCGACTTTGTAGCGCGTACCGATGAGTTTCAGACGTTTTCAAAAGACGTGGCTATGCACATCGCCGCTGCCGCACCTCTTGTTGTGAATCGCGAGGACGTAGATGCCGAAATGCTGAAAAGAGAAAAGAATATTTATCGCGACCAGGCACTCAGCGAAGGCAAACCCGAGCACATCGTGGATCGAATTGTGGAAGGCCGCATGGAAAAATACTATCAAGAAGTGGTCTTAATGGAGCAGGCTTTTGTCAAGGATCCGGACAAAACCATTCAGGACCTGCACTCAGACCTGGCGGCCAAGTGCGGCGAAAATATCACCATTCGCCGATTCGCCCGTTTTGTCCTGGGGGAAGAGAGCTAA
- a CDS encoding ribosome recycling factor: protein MIDEIMAEARTAMQKSVIALQNEMGTVRTGRANAHLLDQIRVEYYGTQMPINQVATVGVPEPRLIALQPWDKSAIPLIEKAILESNLGLTPTNDGTIIRLPIPQLTEDRRRELVRVVRQYAEESRISVRNTRRDANELIRDAQKEGEIPEDDARRTTDRVQDLTDEFVAKIDEVLKEKEEEIMEV, encoded by the coding sequence GTGATTGATGAGATTATGGCTGAAGCTCGAACGGCCATGCAAAAGTCTGTGATAGCCCTGCAAAATGAGATGGGTACAGTGCGAACGGGGCGTGCCAATGCGCATTTGCTGGATCAAATTCGGGTCGAGTATTACGGTACACAGATGCCGATTAATCAGGTCGCTACAGTGGGCGTGCCAGAACCGCGTTTGATCGCGCTTCAGCCCTGGGATAAGTCGGCGATTCCACTGATTGAAAAGGCAATTCTGGAATCGAATTTGGGATTGACACCGACCAATGACGGTACGATTATTCGGTTGCCCATTCCGCAGTTGACAGAAGACCGCAGACGAGAACTCGTGCGGGTGGTGAGGCAATATGCCGAAGAAAGCCGCATTTCGGTTCGCAATACCCGTCGCGATGCCAATGAACTCATCCGCGATGCGCAAAAAGAAGGCGAGATTCCCGAAGACGATGCCAGGCGCACAACAGATCGCGTGCAGGATTTGACCGACGAATTTGTCGCGAAAATCGATGAGGTGTTAAAAGAAAAAGAAGAAGAAATTATGGAAGTTTGA
- a CDS encoding beta-lactamase family protein — translation MKDKLNAVVQAHNFSGVVLVVRSRERLLAQGYGMADLENNVPHALHTKFRIGSITKTFTAMAVMILAEQGKLQIDNLLSEYLPDIPDHWTGITLHHLLSNTAGIRHVWELPGFSDTMSLKATSAETIQKVVDRPLVAPPGTKYHYSGTGFFVLSRVIEKVSGQSYQTFLKAHIFDPIEMTDTGCDHPDPILPHRARGYAPAGNGVINSPMIYMPILTGGGNLYSTAEDLAKWDAALGDGKLISQASYEQMFTPVLNNYACGWRVVDNGSVMHGGSVSGFNTVLLRFLDDEVCVIVLSNVNPAPVKSIAQQLAAVVFA, via the coding sequence ATGAAAGACAAATTAAATGCGGTTGTTCAAGCGCACAATTTTTCGGGTGTGGTTCTCGTCGTGCGGTCGAGAGAGCGATTATTGGCACAGGGATATGGGATGGCTGACCTGGAAAACAACGTGCCACATGCCCTGCATACCAAATTTCGCATTGGCTCCATAACCAAGACATTTACCGCAATGGCGGTGATGATATTGGCGGAGCAGGGCAAACTCCAAATAGACAATTTGCTCTCTGAGTATTTACCGGACATTCCCGATCACTGGACCGGGATCACATTACACCATCTGCTGAGCAATACGGCGGGGATCAGGCATGTGTGGGAACTGCCTGGTTTTTCCGATACCATGTCGCTGAAAGCAACCTCTGCCGAGACAATTCAAAAAGTTGTGGATCGGCCTCTCGTGGCGCCGCCGGGTACAAAATACCACTATAGCGGAACGGGATTTTTTGTCTTGTCGCGCGTGATCGAAAAAGTGTCGGGTCAATCATATCAGACTTTTTTGAAAGCGCACATATTTGACCCTATAGAGATGACCGATACGGGATGCGATCATCCCGATCCAATTTTGCCACATCGCGCACGCGGATATGCTCCTGCGGGGAATGGCGTGATCAATTCGCCGATGATCTATATGCCGATTCTGACCGGTGGGGGAAATTTGTATTCCACAGCAGAAGATCTGGCGAAGTGGGATGCCGCGCTCGGCGATGGCAAACTGATTTCACAGGCATCTTATGAGCAGATGTTTACGCCGGTGTTGAACAATTACGCCTGCGGCTGGCGCGTGGTGGACAATGGATCTGTTATGCACGGCGGTAGCGTATCGGGATTCAACACGGTTTTGTTGCGGTTTTTAGATGACGAGGTCTGTGTTATTGTATTGAGCAACGTGAATCCCGCCCCTGTAAAATCCATTGCGCAACAACTCGCGGCGGTTGTGTTTGCCTGA
- the aroC gene encoding chorismate synthase: MSSTFGRAFRITTWGESHGGGVGVVLDGCPPGLEISEEDIQIELDRRKPGQSKITTQRKEEDQIEIHSGLFEGKTLGTPISMMVWNQDARSKDYEEIRTKYRPSHADYTYQQKYGIRNWKGGGRASARETIGRVAAGAIARKLLKRDCNIDIIAYVRQVHTLVANVDPIAVTREQVESNIARVPDSEIAEQIIQRIDAARKDGDSLGGVVEAVAHRVPPGWGEPVFDKLEADFAKSMLSLPACKGFESGSGFGGIAMTGSAHNDPFYNDGSGIHTRTNHSGGIQGGISNGEPIVIRSAFKPTATILAEQETVDIHGNATTLKGRGRHDPCVLPRAVPIVEAMMALVLADHYLRQRGQRG; encoded by the coding sequence ATGAGCAGCACATTTGGTCGCGCATTTCGCATCACCACATGGGGGGAGTCACACGGTGGTGGCGTTGGTGTTGTTCTGGATGGATGCCCGCCCGGCCTGGAGATCAGCGAAGAAGATATACAGATTGAACTCGACCGTCGCAAACCTGGCCAGAGCAAAATTACCACACAGCGCAAAGAAGAAGACCAGATAGAAATCCACTCGGGTCTTTTTGAGGGCAAAACCCTTGGCACGCCGATATCGATGATGGTGTGGAATCAGGATGCGCGTTCCAAAGATTACGAAGAAATACGCACCAAATACCGACCTTCGCACGCCGATTACACATATCAGCAAAAATACGGCATTCGCAACTGGAAGGGGGGGGGCAGAGCCAGTGCGCGCGAGACAATCGGCCGCGTTGCCGCAGGTGCGATTGCGCGCAAATTGCTCAAACGCGATTGCAATATCGACATTATCGCTTATGTGCGTCAGGTTCACACCCTTGTTGCCAATGTCGATCCCATCGCGGTTACCCGCGAGCAGGTCGAGTCGAATATCGCCCGCGTGCCCGATTCTGAGATTGCCGAGCAAATCATTCAGCGCATTGATGCCGCCCGCAAAGATGGCGACTCTCTCGGTGGCGTGGTCGAGGCCGTTGCCCATCGCGTTCCTCCCGGCTGGGGGGAACCCGTCTTTGACAAACTCGAAGCAGACTTCGCCAAGTCTATGCTTTCATTGCCCGCCTGCAAGGGTTTCGAATCCGGCTCTGGTTTTGGCGGTATTGCGATGACTGGTTCTGCACACAACGATCCCTTTTACAACGATGGCAGCGGCATTCACACGCGCACAAATCATTCCGGCGGTATTCAGGGCGGTATCTCCAACGGCGAACCCATCGTCATTCGCTCAGCTTTCAAGCCCACTGCCACAATTTTGGCCGAGCAAGAAACCGTCGATATCCACGGCAACGCCACCACTCTCAAAGGGCGCGGTAGGCACGACCCCTGCGTCTTACCCCGCGCAGTTCCCATTGTCGAAGCGATGATGGCACTCGTACTGGCGGACCACTATTTGCGCCAGCGCGGACAAAGAGGGTGA
- a CDS encoding acyl--CoA ligase, producing MIDSQIFTCIKNANSHIYRFPWRNFTHLLKDRAEHQPDKPALIFCDCDTDARTVITYSEFERLTAALAGLMHREYGIRCGDCVSLALPNCAEIPLLTLALFRLGATSVPLDIAKDVPERKRYKLQNAGARLLVVLPEHAEIQRRALPDIQIATTEQLFTADGYDAVDIEPEWSGDSEGEQHTSIVLYTSGTTGHPKGARITRQSLTSNAEGIIRWLGFDARERLNLVLPLHHINSTTFSITSLMVGGSLVLNSRYSVSAFWRIISRERATSASIVPTIMADLLARADDFEREGYDISSLKKIMIGSAPVQPNIACQFVDRFGVRLVQGYGSTEVSLRVTGVPPDLPDDQYRDVLEQNAIGVELANNNIRIDGGRNEGDVGEILVRGPVVANGYLNQPKDTAEVFCNGWFRSGDMGYFRDLYNHRFYFMHGRKKEIIIKGGVNISPIAVENALLDACPELDAVYVIGLRHDRWGEDVCVAAIFRSGIDQSEAAQDILRRGQSGQIPGLSTYEAPSRIIPITPEDRPLTSTGKVQRSALQEIIQNQIDNI from the coding sequence ATGATCGATTCTCAAATTTTCACCTGTATTAAAAATGCCAACTCCCATATCTATCGCTTTCCGTGGCGGAACTTTACGCATCTCTTAAAAGATCGCGCAGAACATCAGCCAGATAAACCCGCGTTGATCTTTTGCGATTGCGATACGGATGCTCGCACGGTTATTACCTATTCTGAATTTGAACGCCTCACCGCTGCTCTTGCAGGTCTGATGCATCGCGAATACGGTATAAGATGTGGCGATTGCGTCAGTCTTGCCTTGCCCAATTGTGCAGAAATCCCCCTGCTCACCCTTGCCCTTTTTCGCCTCGGCGCAACTTCTGTTCCTCTCGATATTGCCAAAGATGTTCCCGAGCGCAAGCGCTACAAACTGCAGAATGCCGGAGCCAGGTTGCTCGTTGTTTTGCCCGAACATGCAGAAATTCAACGCCGCGCATTACCCGATATCCAGATTGCGACAACAGAGCAGTTGTTCACCGCCGATGGATATGACGCAGTGGATATCGAGCCTGAGTGGTCTGGGGATTCAGAAGGCGAACAACACACCAGTATTGTGCTGTACACTTCGGGTACAACAGGCCATCCCAAAGGTGCGCGTATTACCCGACAAAGCCTCACATCCAATGCCGAGGGCATCATTCGCTGGCTCGGATTTGATGCACGCGAACGCCTCAACCTCGTTTTACCACTTCATCATATCAATTCCACCACGTTCTCAATCACCAGCCTCATGGTGGGGGGGAGCCTTGTGCTCAATTCGCGCTACAGCGTTTCGGCGTTCTGGCGTATCATATCGCGGGAGCGGGCGACATCTGCGAGTATTGTACCGACGATTATGGCCGACCTGCTCGCCCGCGCCGATGACTTTGAGCGCGAGGGCTATGACATATCTTCACTAAAAAAAATTATGATCGGTTCGGCACCTGTTCAACCCAATATTGCCTGCCAATTTGTCGATCGCTTTGGCGTCCGTCTCGTTCAGGGGTATGGCTCAACCGAAGTCAGTTTGCGCGTTACTGGCGTACCACCCGATTTACCCGATGACCAGTACCGCGATGTGCTGGAACAAAATGCCATTGGTGTTGAGCTTGCCAATAATAACATAAGAATTGATGGTGGGCGAAACGAAGGCGATGTCGGTGAAATCCTCGTGCGCGGTCCCGTGGTTGCCAATGGCTATCTCAACCAGCCCAAAGATACTGCCGAGGTTTTTTGCAATGGCTGGTTCCGCAGTGGCGACATGGGATATTTCCGCGACCTGTATAACCACCGTTTCTATTTTATGCACGGTCGAAAAAAAGAAATCATCATCAAAGGCGGTGTCAATATATCACCCATCGCCGTTGAAAATGCCTTGCTCGACGCATGTCCAGAACTCGACGCTGTTTATGTGATTGGTCTTCGTCATGACCGATGGGGGGAAGACGTTTGTGTAGCCGCTATTTTTAGATCTGGGATTGATCAGTCTGAAGCAGCCCAGGATATTCTCAGACGCGGACAAAGCGGCCAAATCCCGGGTCTGAGTACCTATGAAGCTCCTTCGCGCATTATCCCAATCACACCCGAAGACCGCCCGTTGACCTCTACGGGTAAAGTGCAGCGCAGTGCCCTGCAAGAGATTATCCAAAACCAGATTGACAACATCTGA
- a CDS encoding DUF1232 domain-containing protein, translating to MMRIFLLLFRLLRVRGVLSIISRLPKYLRLTWRLLWDSRIPLLPKVFVVLTILYGLSPFDIIPEAILPHIGLGDDIVFVILSIRNLIAASPQNIVQEHARKIAEKS from the coding sequence ATGATGCGTATTTTTCTCCTTCTATTTCGTCTCTTGCGCGTACGCGGTGTCTTGTCAATCATCTCTCGACTCCCAAAATACCTGCGCCTTACCTGGCGACTTTTATGGGATTCCCGCATACCTTTATTGCCCAAAGTGTTTGTCGTTTTAACCATTTTATACGGGCTTTCTCCTTTTGATATTATCCCAGAGGCAATTCTTCCCCATATCGGATTGGGAGATGACATTGTGTTTGTTATCCTGTCTATTCGCAATTTGATCGCGGCCAGTCCTCAGAATATCGTCCAGGAACACGCCCGCAAGATTGCAGAGAAATCGTGA
- the mutY gene encoding A/G-specific adenine glycosylase produces the protein MSRMDFKTQIAADLLTWYREHKRDLPWRQTDDPYRILLSEFMLQQTQVDTVIPYYHRFLDRFPTVFDLANASQDDVLKAWEGLGYYARARNLHKAAHSIAMDFGGTVPNTYDELKSLPGFGPYTTAAVLSIAYDRDHAVLDGNVIRVVTRLFDIGDDVTQTRVKNQLWDLAQALLPKGEAGTYNQAIMELGAMVCTAKNPACDQCPVQKYCAAYRVGNPQRLPVKGKRKPRPHHTLCAGIVWHNDKVLITQRPQNGLLGGLWEFPAGTQREGESLQDTCMRGIRETAGIDVEINDRYRTVKHAFTHFSMTLHTFQCHYVKGRARPIGCDNLAWVVRADFNAYAFSRTSRKLIEYLQQDVQTGLF, from the coding sequence ATGTCCCGAATGGATTTCAAAACTCAGATCGCTGCCGATCTTCTGACCTGGTATCGCGAGCACAAACGCGATTTGCCATGGCGGCAGACAGACGATCCCTATCGCATCTTGCTGTCTGAGTTTATGCTCCAGCAAACGCAGGTCGATACTGTTATTCCCTATTACCATCGCTTTCTCGACCGATTTCCCACGGTTTTCGACCTCGCCAATGCCTCACAGGATGATGTCCTCAAAGCCTGGGAGGGGTTGGGCTATTACGCTCGTGCCCGCAATTTGCACAAAGCCGCGCATTCTATTGCTATGGACTTTGGTGGCACCGTACCCAATACTTACGATGAACTCAAATCCCTGCCAGGATTTGGGCCTTATACCACAGCCGCAGTTTTGAGCATTGCTTATGATCGCGACCATGCCGTGCTCGATGGCAATGTTATTCGCGTTGTCACGCGCCTCTTTGATATCGGCGACGATGTCACGCAAACCCGCGTCAAAAATCAGCTGTGGGATCTCGCCCAGGCTCTGTTGCCAAAAGGTGAAGCTGGCACCTACAATCAGGCGATTATGGAACTCGGCGCAATGGTCTGCACCGCCAAAAATCCGGCGTGCGATCAGTGTCCTGTGCAAAAATACTGTGCAGCGTACAGAGTGGGCAATCCGCAGCGTCTGCCCGTCAAAGGAAAAAGGAAGCCGCGTCCTCATCACACGCTGTGCGCGGGCATTGTGTGGCACAATGACAAAGTGCTCATTACCCAACGCCCGCAAAATGGCTTGCTCGGCGGGCTTTGGGAATTTCCCGCAGGAACGCAACGGGAAGGGGAATCTCTGCAAGATACCTGTATGCGAGGGATAAGAGAAACCGCGGGTATTGATGTCGAAATCAACGATCGGTACCGCACGGTCAAACACGCTTTTACACACTTCAGTATGACCCTGCACACTTTCCAGTGTCATTATGTCAAAGGGAGAGCGCGTCCAATCGGTTGCGACAATCTCGCATGGGTTGTACGTGCCGATTTTAATGCTTATGCTTTTTCCCGCACCAGTCGCAAACTCATCGAATATCTACAACAAGATGTCCAAACCGGTCTTTTTTGA
- a CDS encoding SDR family oxidoreductase, producing MKLENKIALITGAGSGIGKAIALEMGSAGAHIAVNDLTAETAETTAHQIEDLGREALVIPADVADSGQVEDMVQQTLNRFGRIDILVNNAGVYIPQDGGVTAITDEAWQRILDVNLNGPFYCSRAVVKDMIARKQGGKIINISSVQAEVAHFDASAYQPSKAAVVMLTRTLAVELAPYKINVNAIGPGAIASEGMGASLGPEVIDAYRKRIPWGARGYTRDIGTVAAFLASEDARYITGQNIYVDGGYLSDSTPTELKSQDHPVPPDDPDPK from the coding sequence ATGAAACTCGAAAACAAAATTGCGCTCATCACGGGCGCGGGATCGGGCATTGGCAAAGCCATTGCGCTCGAAATGGGTAGTGCAGGCGCGCATATTGCCGTTAACGATCTCACTGCCGAAACAGCCGAGACCACCGCACACCAGATCGAAGATCTCGGGCGCGAGGCCCTCGTCATTCCCGCTGATGTGGCTGACTCGGGTCAGGTCGAGGATATGGTTCAACAGACGCTTAATCGCTTTGGACGCATCGATATTCTGGTCAATAATGCCGGTGTGTATATTCCTCAAGATGGTGGCGTCACAGCCATTACAGATGAGGCGTGGCAGCGCATTCTCGATGTGAATCTCAATGGGCCTTTTTATTGCAGTCGCGCGGTTGTCAAAGACATGATAGCGCGCAAGCAAGGTGGCAAAATTATTAATATCTCGTCTGTACAGGCCGAAGTTGCGCATTTCGACGCTTCTGCCTATCAGCCTTCTAAAGCCGCAGTGGTTATGCTCACGCGAACCCTTGCGGTGGAACTCGCTCCTTACAAAATTAATGTCAATGCCATTGGTCCGGGTGCTATTGCATCCGAAGGTATGGGCGCATCACTTGGTCCTGAAGTTATCGATGCCTACCGCAAACGCATCCCCTGGGGTGCTCGCGGATACACCCGAGATATTGGAACTGTCGCCGCCTTTCTGGCTTCGGAAGATGCACGCTATATCACGGGCCAAAACATCTATGTCGATGGCGGTTATTTGTCTGATAGCACGCCGACGGAGCTAAAATCGCAAGATCATCCCGTTCCACCAGATGACCCGGATCCAAAATAA
- a CDS encoding SDR family oxidoreductase, which yields MIPKNLTNRTAIISGAAQGIGKAIAIRLAEAGASVAIADLNLEKAREAAREIGADALALSLDVANAERVQNTVDECLNTWGRIDILVNNAGIVGRDVPVKDLTEGDWDQVLDINLKGTFLCSRAVIAPMLNQKKGAIVSVASIAGKEGNPSMAPYSVSKAGIICFTKVLAKEHLEDNIRVNCISPALIETPLLADVEPEQLDYMTSKIPLGRLGQPEEVAAVVHFLASDDASFVTGQCYDVSGGRATY from the coding sequence ATGATTCCCAAAAATCTCACCAATAGAACGGCCATTATCTCCGGTGCCGCGCAGGGTATTGGAAAAGCGATTGCCATACGCCTTGCTGAGGCCGGTGCAAGTGTGGCGATTGCCGATCTCAATCTGGAGAAAGCACGCGAAGCGGCTCGAGAAATCGGGGCAGATGCATTGGCTCTGTCGCTCGATGTTGCAAATGCCGAGCGTGTGCAGAATACCGTTGATGAATGTCTCAATACCTGGGGGCGTATTGATATTCTCGTCAACAACGCGGGCATTGTGGGGCGCGATGTGCCCGTCAAAGATCTCACGGAAGGGGATTGGGACCAGGTTCTCGATATCAATCTCAAGGGGACTTTTCTGTGTTCGCGCGCTGTAATCGCGCCTATGCTCAATCAAAAAAAAGGTGCTATAGTCTCGGTCGCCTCCATAGCAGGCAAAGAAGGCAATCCCAGCATGGCACCCTATTCGGTCTCTAAAGCGGGTATTATATGTTTTACCAAGGTCCTGGCAAAAGAGCATCTCGAGGACAATATTCGCGTCAACTGCATCTCGCCAGCTCTGATCGAAACCCCACTGTTGGCAGATGTGGAGCCAGAGCAACTGGATTACATGACGTCCAAAATTCCCCTCGGTCGCCTCGGTCAACCGGAAGAAGTCGCCGCTGTTGTCCACTTTCTCGCATCCGACGATGCCTCTTTTGTGACCGGGCAGTGTTATGATGTCAGCGGTGGTAGGGCGACGTATTGA
- a CDS encoding VOC family protein, which produces MTAEAKPNVKQAVPFFSVSNIKASVRFYVEGLGFEMIHKWEPDGRLRWCWLQCGNAALMLQEFRKEGRNSWVPEGKMGEGVSIVFMCEDALTVYRRIKNRGIEVSNPFVGNGMWVVSLNDPDGFSICFESDTDVPEGTEFSEDLNR; this is translated from the coding sequence ATGACCGCTGAGGCAAAACCAAATGTCAAACAGGCAGTCCCGTTTTTTTCGGTATCAAACATCAAAGCATCTGTTCGCTTCTATGTCGAGGGTCTCGGATTTGAAATGATCCATAAATGGGAACCAGATGGAAGGCTTCGCTGGTGCTGGCTCCAATGCGGGAACGCTGCGCTGATGTTGCAGGAATTCCGAAAGGAGGGACGCAATTCGTGGGTGCCCGAAGGTAAAATGGGCGAAGGCGTCTCAATTGTATTCATGTGCGAAGATGCCCTGACGGTCTATCGCAGAATCAAGAATCGCGGTATCGAGGTATCGAATCCCTTTGTCGGAAACGGAATGTGGGTTGTTTCATTGAACGACCCGGATGGATTTAGTATCTGCTTTGAGAGCGATACAGATGTGCCAGAAGGCACTGAATTTTCAGAGGATCTAAATCGATAA
- a CDS encoding XTP/dITP diphosphatase: MPILILATRNQGKRREIQDMLGSEIQVVSLDAFPNAPEVIEDGETFEANAIKKAREIAKYTGLPALADDSGLVVDALNGAPGVYSARYAGEDATDETNNAKLVENLRGIPAKQRTAHFCCAMALATPDGRVQTTEATWKGRILTTPRGENGFGYDPLFFIPTHNCTSAELSSGKKNRISHRGQALRAILSCILDLFSASIP; the protein is encoded by the coding sequence ATGCCTATCCTCATACTCGCCACCCGCAATCAGGGCAAGCGCAGGGAAATCCAGGACATGCTCGGCTCTGAGATTCAGGTCGTATCGCTCGATGCGTTTCCCAACGCGCCCGAAGTAATCGAAGACGGCGAAACCTTTGAAGCCAATGCCATAAAAAAAGCCCGTGAAATTGCAAAATACACGGGCTTGCCTGCTTTGGCCGATGACTCTGGCCTTGTGGTTGATGCCTTAAATGGCGCACCCGGCGTGTATTCCGCGCGCTACGCCGGGGAGGATGCCACAGATGAGACGAATAATGCCAAACTCGTCGAAAACCTGCGCGGCATTCCCGCGAAACAGCGCACCGCGCACTTTTGCTGCGCGATGGCTCTTGCCACACCCGATGGCCGGGTGCAGACCACCGAAGCTACATGGAAGGGCCGCATCCTCACAACACCCCGGGGCGAGAATGGCTTTGGGTACGATCCGCTCTTTTTCATTCCCACCCACAATTGCACTTCCGCCGAGCTATCTTCTGGCAAAAAAAATCGCATCAGCCACCGGGGCCAGGCTCTGCGTGCCATCTTGTCCTGCATTCTCGACCTTTTCAGCGCGTCCATACCATGA